Genomic segment of Mycolicibacterium psychrotolerans:
TCGTGGAGCCACCCGAGAACGTTGTTGAGGACGTTCTGGGTCATCTGCGCCTCAGCTCACTTCTTGGGGAGGAAGGGGAACAGGTCGATACCGGTGTGATGGATGATCGTCGTACGGGTGATCCACAGGACCGCGGTCACGATCACCCAGCCGACGAACACGAACAGCGCCACGCCGAGGAACTTCAGGGCCGGATTCGGCGCGACGGCGGCGGTGCCGTCGGCTCCGTCACTACCCGCCCCGCGGGAGAACGCCACCAGGCCGGTGGCGAAGACCGCAGGCAGGCCCGCGCCGAGGACGAGACCGATCACGAGCACCTTGCCGATGCTCTCCAGGTAGTTCATCAGAATTTCCTTGCTGTCGGCACCGGTCAGACCGCGGCGGCGGGCTTGGGCTCTTCGGGCGCGGGCGCGGGCGCGGCGTCGCGCACCTCGGCCGGGACCACGGAGTTGGTGGAGGCGTCCCAGTCGGCGTTGACGTTGCGGTGGTCCACCTTCTGGCGCTGGGCACGCCACCACAGGTAGGAGGACAAGCCGACCAGGATCAGGAAGATGAGGCCGTCACCGGCCAGAGCCGCCCCGGTGAGCTTCTCGACCGCGTGGGACAGCCAGAAGGCGAGCGCCCCGACCAGCGCGGCGGCGGGCAGTGTGACCAGCCACGCGACGGCCATCCGGCCCGCGACCGCCCAGCGCACCTCGGCGCCGGGCTTGCCGACGCCGCTGCCCAGGATCGACCCGGTCGCGACGTGGGTGGTGGACAGTGCCATGCCTGCGGCGCTGGAGCTCAGGATGATCGCAGCGGACGACGCCTCGGCGGCCAGGCCCTGCGGCGACTCGATCTCGACCAGACCCTTGCCCAGCGTGCGGATGACCCGCCAGCCGCCGATGTAGGTGCCCAGGCCGATCGCGACCGCGCAGCTGAATATGACCCAGAACGGCAGCCCGTCGGCCTTCACGTCGCCGGTGAGGTGGCCCGTGGTGATCAGCGCCAGCGCGATGACGCCCATGGTCTTCTGCGCGTCGTTGGTGCCGTGCGAGAGCGCCACCAGCGAGGCGGTGGCGATCTGCCCCCAGCGGAAGCCCTGCTCGCGTCGGTTCTTCGCCACCTTGCGGGTGATCCGGTAGATCAGCCAGGTGCCGCACGCGGCGACCAGGCACGCGATCACCGGCGCGGCGACGGCGGGGATCAGCACCTTCTGCGTGACGCCGCTCCAGTTGACGCCGTTGAGGCCGACGGCGGCGAGGCCGGCGCCGATCAGACCGCCGAAGAGGGCATGCGAGGAACTCGACGGGATACCGAACAGCCAGGTCAGCAGGTTCCACAGAATGCCGCCGATCAGGCCGGCGAAGATGATGGTCAGCCCGGTCGAGGCGTCGATCGACGGCAGCAGCGCACCGGTCTTGCTGTCCTGGATCTTGAGCACCGAGGTCGTCACGGTGACCGCGACCTCGACGGACAGGAACGCGCCGACCAGATTCAGGACGCCGGCGAGCAGCACCGCCGTCTTCGGCTTCAGAGCACCCGTCGCGATCGACGTCGCCATCGCGTTGCCGGTGTCGTGGAACCCGTTGGTGAAGTCGAAAGCCAGTGCTGTGACGATCAACAGCACCAGGATGATGAACTCTGCGCTCATAGCGCTCATTCTGCTGGCCCCCGATCGCTTTTGACTAATCGACATGGGCCCGAAAACGAGGTGCCAAAAGGCACTTTTTCCGCTGCAGGCCACGTGTTCATCCGATGTTCATCTTGCCGCCCGGAACCGTTGCCCGGGCGCAGCTCTCATACCGTGTCGGACAGGTCCCGGGGCTACTATCGAGCTGCCGAGGGCGCTTCGCCCGGTGTCTGTCGTGGGAGCTGGCATTGACCAAATTTCTGGCCAAGATCGTGGCGTGGATCGCGGCAGGGTATCCGGAGGGGGTGCCCGGCCCCGACCGCGTGCCGCTGCTTGCCCTGCTGCGCCGGCGGCTGACCGACGACGAGGTCAAGGCGGTCGCCGTCGAGCTCGCCGCCCGCGCCGAGTTCGGCGATGCGCAGGGAAACGGGATCGACCGCGTCGACATCGGGGTGCTGATCACGCAGATCACCGACGAACTGCCCTCCCCCGACGACGTCGAGCGCGTCCGTGAGCGGCTGGCCGCTCAGGGCTGGCCGCTCGACGACCCCCGCGACAGCGAGGACACCCCATAGCCACGCTGCGCCCCCTCGCCGCCGGTTCGGGCGCTACGGCGCCCGCCGCACTGACCGCGATCGGCGAGGCCCTCGACGGCCGGGCCAGCCTGCTGCCGGTGCCCGCCCACGATCCCGAGCAGTCCGCCGCCACGGCGCGCGCTCTGCGGGCCGGCGAGCCGATCGACGACACCGTGGCCGCCGTGCTGTCGACGTCGGGCACGACGGGGCCGCCGAAGGGCGCGATGCTGACCGCGGCAGCCCTACTGGCCAGTGCCGAGGCCACCCATGAACGGCTCGGAGGTCCCGGCCGGTGGCTGCTGGCGCTGCCGGCTTACCATGTCGCCGGCTTCCAGGTGCTGGTGCGCAGCGTGGTGGCGGGCACCACCCCGATGGCGGTCGCCGCGGGAGCGGGCCCGGCCGAGCTGGCGGCCGCGATCGAGACGATGGGAGCCGGCCGTCGGTACGCCTCGCTGGTCGCCGTCCAGCTGGACAAGGCACTCGGGGATGCGAGGGCGACCGCGGCGCTGGCCTCCCTGGACGCGATCCTGATCGGTGGCGGCCCGATGCCGCCGACGGTGGCCGAAAAGGCCGCTGCAGCAGAGCTTTCGGTGATCCGCACGTATGGGATGAGCGAGACGGCCGGCGGCTGCGTGTACGACGGTGTTCCGCTGACCGGGGTGCGGGTGGCGCTCGACGACGCGGGCCGGATCTCGCTGGGCGGGCCGACGGTGGCGTCGGGCTACCGGAATCCTGTGACACCGAACCCATTCGCCGAGCCGGGCTGGTTCCGCACCGATGACATCGGTGCAGTGGATGATTCAGGCGTACTGAGGGTGCTGGGCCGGGTCGACGACGCGATCAGCACCGGAGGTCTGACGGTGTTGCCGGCACTGGTGGAAGAGGCGGTGGCCGGCCACCCCTCGGTGGCCGACTGCGCGGTGTTCGGCGTGGCCGACGAACGACTGGGGCAGCGCGTCGTCGCCGCCGTCGTTCTGACGGACGGGGCGACGATCACGCTGCCCGAGTTGCGATCTCATGTCGCCGCGGCGTTGACGCCGACGGCGGCACCCCGGGAGGTGCACGTCGTCGACGAACTGCCGCGGCGCGGGATCGGTAAGGTCGATCGCCGCGAGCTCATCCGCAGGTTCGGCGGAGGAAGCTAGTCGGTGTTGTCCCCGGCGTCGCGATCCGGAAGCGCCCAGGACGCGATGTGCGACACGACAGTCGGATA
This window contains:
- a CDS encoding inorganic phosphate transporter, which gives rise to MSAEFIILVLLIVTALAFDFTNGFHDTGNAMATSIATGALKPKTAVLLAGVLNLVGAFLSVEVAVTVTTSVLKIQDSKTGALLPSIDASTGLTIIFAGLIGGILWNLLTWLFGIPSSSSHALFGGLIGAGLAAVGLNGVNWSGVTQKVLIPAVAAPVIACLVAACGTWLIYRITRKVAKNRREQGFRWGQIATASLVALSHGTNDAQKTMGVIALALITTGHLTGDVKADGLPFWVIFSCAVAIGLGTYIGGWRVIRTLGKGLVEIESPQGLAAEASSAAIILSSSAAGMALSTTHVATGSILGSGVGKPGAEVRWAVAGRMAVAWLVTLPAAALVGALAFWLSHAVEKLTGAALAGDGLIFLILVGLSSYLWWRAQRQKVDHRNVNADWDASTNSVVPAEVRDAAPAPAPEEPKPAAAV
- a CDS encoding DUF3349 domain-containing protein, encoding MTKFLAKIVAWIAAGYPEGVPGPDRVPLLALLRRRLTDDEVKAVAVELAARAEFGDAQGNGIDRVDIGVLITQITDELPSPDDVERVRERLAAQGWPLDDPRDSEDTP
- the menE gene encoding o-succinylbenzoate--CoA ligase — protein: MATLRPLAAGSGATAPAALTAIGEALDGRASLLPVPAHDPEQSAATARALRAGEPIDDTVAAVLSTSGTTGPPKGAMLTAAALLASAEATHERLGGPGRWLLALPAYHVAGFQVLVRSVVAGTTPMAVAAGAGPAELAAAIETMGAGRRYASLVAVQLDKALGDARATAALASLDAILIGGGPMPPTVAEKAAAAELSVIRTYGMSETAGGCVYDGVPLTGVRVALDDAGRISLGGPTVASGYRNPVTPNPFAEPGWFRTDDIGAVDDSGVLRVLGRVDDAISTGGLTVLPALVEEAVAGHPSVADCAVFGVADERLGQRVVAAVVLTDGATITLPELRSHVAAALTPTAAPREVHVVDELPRRGIGKVDRRELIRRFGGGS